A region from the Mycobacterium heidelbergense genome encodes:
- the otsB gene encoding trehalose-phosphatase yields the protein MRKLEPVIIDPRRHDAVLFDSALDPARVLVRQLRDAGVGTGVFSPGDNRRDALIEAADRLAVRPGRAVVVAVDAAGVEAARDGGFALVVGVDRTNGGLRRSGADAVVADLNEIAVRTGDRRMSQLPDAWEALDDLAARRPAVFFDFDGTLSDIVDDPDAARPVAGAVEALRKLAARCPVAVLSGRDLADVTRRLGVPGIWYAGSHGFELTAPDGTHHQNEDAAAAIPVLERAAAELRDRLGSIPGILVEHKRFGVAVHYRNAARDRVGEVTAAVHEAGRCDELRVTTGREVVELRPDIDWDKGKTLRWVMDHLHDTDPGPLVPIYVGDDITDEDAFDAVRPEGIPILVRHNEDGDRATAALFALDGPARVAEFTERLARRLSDAHVN from the coding sequence ATGCGTAAGTTGGAACCGGTCATCATCGACCCGCGCCGCCACGACGCGGTGTTGTTCGACTCCGCGCTGGATCCTGCCAGGGTGCTGGTCCGGCAGCTCCGGGACGCCGGCGTCGGCACCGGCGTCTTTTCACCCGGCGATAACCGCCGCGACGCCCTGATCGAGGCGGCCGATCGCCTGGCGGTGCGGCCCGGCCGAGCCGTCGTCGTCGCGGTCGACGCGGCGGGCGTCGAGGCCGCGCGCGACGGTGGGTTCGCCTTGGTCGTCGGCGTCGACCGGACCAATGGCGGCTTGCGGCGCTCCGGCGCCGACGCGGTCGTGGCCGACCTGAACGAGATCGCCGTGCGCACCGGGGACCGCCGGATGTCGCAGCTGCCCGACGCATGGGAAGCCCTGGACGACCTGGCCGCCCGGCGGCCGGCGGTGTTCTTCGACTTCGACGGCACCCTGTCAGACATCGTCGACGACCCGGACGCGGCAAGGCCGGTCGCCGGCGCGGTCGAGGCGCTGCGGAAGTTGGCCGCGCGCTGCCCGGTCGCGGTGCTGTCCGGCCGCGACCTCGCCGACGTGACGCGGCGGCTTGGCGTGCCCGGCATCTGGTATGCCGGCAGCCACGGTTTCGAGCTGACCGCGCCCGATGGAACACACCACCAAAACGAGGACGCCGCGGCGGCCATACCCGTGCTCGAACGGGCGGCCGCCGAGCTCCGCGACCGGCTCGGATCGATTCCCGGAATCCTCGTGGAGCACAAGCGATTCGGCGTTGCCGTGCACTACCGCAACGCCGCCCGCGACCGCGTCGGCGAGGTGACCGCGGCGGTGCACGAGGCGGGTCGGTGCGATGAGCTTCGGGTGACCACCGGCCGCGAGGTCGTCGAGCTGCGCCCGGATATCGACTGGGACAAGGGGAAAACCCTCCGCTGGGTGATGGACCACCTGCATGACACCGACCCGGGCCCGCTGGTGCCGATCTACGTCGGTGACGACATCACCGACGAGGACGCGTTCGACGCGGTGCGCCCAGAAGGTATCCCAATCCTGGTGCGGCACAACGAGGACGGCGACCGTGCCACCGCCGCACTGTTCGCCCTCGACGGCCCCGCACGGGTCGCCGAATTCACCGAAAGGCTGGCGCGGCGGCTAAGTGACGCCCACGTGAATTAA
- a CDS encoding histidine phosphatase family protein — translation MRRRSPIGKAAKAIAVLAATVILGACGGSPQARSITVTFVRHAESEANAGGIIDTDVPGPGLSPEGKGQAEQVAHQLARNNYDSVYASTMVRTQQTAAPLAAELGKQVEVLQGVQEINAGWFEGKPETMASSTYLLAPADWLNGDVGDSIPGSVSGKEFNDRFSAAIQKIYDSGHRNPVVFSHKFAIEYWTLMNAKNAKDSLAASHPLPNVGRVVITGNPMTGWTLVDWDGIRSFAG, via the coding sequence ATGCGCAGGCGCAGCCCGATCGGGAAGGCCGCAAAGGCAATCGCCGTGCTCGCCGCAACGGTAATCCTCGGCGCCTGCGGCGGATCACCGCAGGCGCGCAGCATCACGGTGACGTTCGTCCGGCATGCGGAGTCGGAGGCCAACGCCGGCGGGATCATCGACACCGACGTGCCGGGCCCGGGCCTGAGCCCGGAGGGCAAAGGGCAGGCCGAACAGGTCGCGCACCAGCTTGCCCGCAACAACTACGACAGCGTCTACGCCTCCACCATGGTGCGCACCCAACAAACCGCCGCGCCGCTGGCCGCCGAGCTCGGCAAGCAGGTGGAGGTGCTGCAGGGCGTCCAGGAGATCAACGCCGGCTGGTTCGAGGGCAAACCCGAGACCATGGCCTCCTCCACATATCTGCTGGCGCCGGCGGACTGGCTCAACGGCGATGTCGGGGACAGCATCCCCGGGTCGGTCAGCGGCAAGGAGTTCAACGACCGATTCAGCGCGGCCATTCAGAAGATCTACGACAGCGGCCACCGCAACCCGGTGGTGTTCTCCCATAAATTCGCCATCGAGTACTGGACGCTGATGAACGCGAAGAACGCCAAGGACAGCCTGGCGGCCAGCCATCCGCTGCCCAACGTCGGCCGCGTGGTGATCACCGGGAACCCCATGACCGGCTGGACGCTGGTGGACTGGGACGGCATCCGCAGCTTCGCCGGCTGA
- a CDS encoding SDR family oxidoreductase — translation MRYVVTGGTGFIGRRVVSRLLETRPDARVWVLVRRESLGRFERLAADWGERAKPLVGELPGLSLTDETLAELGPVEHVVHCAAIYDITAGEAEQRATNVEGTRAVIELARRLGATLHHVSSIAVAGDFPGEYTEDDFDVGQRLPTAYHRTKFEAESLVRSTPGLRYRVYRPAVVVGDSRTGEMDKVDGPYYFFGVLAKLAAMPRLTPILLPDTGRTNIVPVDYVVDALVALLRTEGLDGRTFHLTAPKTVGLRDIYRCVAKAAGLPPLRGSLPRSVAAPVLKARGRARVLRNMAATQLGIPAEVFDLVDLAPEFVSDETRKALQGTNIEVPEFAAYAPRLWRYWAEHLDPDRARRDDPKEPLRGRHVIITGASSGIGRASAIAVAARGATVFVLARNADALDQLVAEIRADGGQAYAFTCDVTDSTSVEHTVKDILARFDHVDYLVNNAGRSIRRSVVNSTERLHDYERVMAVNYFGAVRMVLALLPHWRERRFGHVVNVSSAGVQARNPKYSSYLPTKAALDAFADVVGTETLSDHVTFTNIHMPLVRTPMIAPSHRLNPVPAISPERAAAMVVRGLVEKPARIDTPLGTLAEAGNYFAPRTSRRILHQLYLGYPDSAAARGLPSGTTAPPSKRRPKRPVRAVARGIRTPRPVKRLVRLVPGVHW, via the coding sequence ATGCGGTATGTCGTTACCGGCGGTACCGGGTTTATCGGGCGCCGCGTCGTGTCTCGCCTGCTGGAAACCCGGCCGGACGCGCGGGTGTGGGTGCTGGTCCGCCGCGAGTCGCTGGGGCGCTTCGAACGCCTCGCCGCCGACTGGGGTGAGCGCGCGAAGCCGCTGGTCGGCGAGCTGCCGGGGCTGTCGCTGACCGACGAGACCCTCGCCGAGCTGGGCCCCGTCGAACATGTGGTGCATTGCGCGGCGATCTACGACATCACCGCCGGCGAGGCCGAGCAGCGGGCCACGAACGTGGAGGGCACCCGCGCGGTGATCGAACTGGCGCGGCGGCTGGGCGCCACGCTGCACCACGTGTCGTCGATCGCCGTGGCGGGCGACTTCCCCGGCGAGTACACCGAGGACGACTTCGACGTCGGGCAGCGGCTGCCGACCGCCTATCACCGGACGAAGTTCGAGGCCGAGTCGCTGGTGCGGTCGACGCCCGGGCTGCGTTACCGGGTCTACCGCCCGGCGGTGGTGGTGGGCGATTCGCGCACCGGGGAGATGGACAAGGTCGACGGGCCGTACTACTTCTTCGGCGTGCTCGCCAAGCTGGCCGCCATGCCCAGGTTGACCCCGATCCTGTTGCCCGACACCGGGCGCACCAACATCGTCCCGGTCGACTACGTCGTCGACGCGCTCGTCGCGCTCCTGCGCACGGAGGGCCTAGATGGTCGCACTTTCCATCTCACCGCGCCGAAAACCGTTGGGCTGCGCGACATCTACCGCTGCGTCGCCAAGGCGGCCGGGCTGCCGCCGCTGCGCGGGTCGTTGCCCCGCTCGGTGGCCGCGCCCGTGCTCAAGGCGCGCGGGCGCGCCAGGGTGCTGCGCAACATGGCGGCCACCCAGCTGGGGATCCCCGCCGAGGTGTTCGACCTCGTCGACCTGGCGCCGGAGTTCGTCAGCGACGAGACACGAAAAGCGTTGCAGGGAACCAATATCGAGGTCCCTGAGTTCGCAGCCTACGCGCCCAGGCTGTGGCGGTACTGGGCCGAGCACCTGGACCCCGATCGCGCGCGGCGCGACGACCCGAAGGAACCGCTGCGGGGCCGGCACGTCATCATCACCGGCGCCTCCAGCGGCATCGGGCGGGCGTCGGCGATCGCCGTCGCGGCAAGGGGCGCAACGGTATTCGTGCTGGCCCGCAACGCCGACGCGCTGGATCAGCTGGTGGCCGAGATCCGCGCCGACGGCGGGCAGGCGTACGCGTTCACCTGCGACGTCACCGACTCGACGTCGGTGGAGCACACCGTCAAGGACATCCTGGCCCGCTTCGACCACGTCGACTATCTGGTGAACAACGCCGGCCGGTCGATCCGGCGCTCCGTGGTCAACTCCACCGAGCGGCTGCACGACTACGAACGGGTCATGGCGGTCAACTACTTTGGCGCCGTGCGGATGGTGCTGGCGTTGCTGCCGCACTGGCGCGAGCGCCGGTTCGGCCACGTGGTCAACGTGTCCAGCGCCGGCGTGCAGGCGCGCAACCCCAAGTACAGCTCGTACCTGCCCACCAAGGCGGCGCTGGACGCGTTCGCCGACGTCGTCGGGACGGAGACGCTGTCCGACCACGTCACGTTCACCAACATCCACATGCCACTGGTCCGCACGCCCATGATCGCGCCGTCGCACCGGCTCAACCCGGTGCCCGCGATCAGCCCCGAGCGCGCGGCGGCGATGGTGGTGCGCGGCCTCGTCGAGAAGCCGGCGCGCATCGACACCCCGCTGGGCACGCTCGCCGAGGCCGGCAACTACTTCGCGCCGCGCACGTCGCGGCGCATCCTGCACCAGCTGTACCTCGGCTACCCCGATTCCGCCGCGGCGCGCGGACTGCCTTCCGGCACCACGGCGCCGCCGTCGAAACGCAGGCCGAAGCGGCCGGTCCGCGCCGTGGCCCGCGGCATCCGGACACCCCGACCGGTCAAACGGCTGGTGCGATTGGTGCCCGGGGTGCATTGGTAG
- a CDS encoding TIGR03667 family PPOX class F420-dependent oxidoreductase, giving the protein MSVELTQEISSRLTSDHYGWLTTVAKSGQPVPRLVWFYFDGTGLTVYSQPRAAKVAHIKARPQVSLNLDSDGNGGGIIVIAGIAAVDATDVDCRKDEPYWAKYGEEAERFGLTEAMGSYSTRLTITPTKVWTTPTG; this is encoded by the coding sequence ATGAGCGTCGAACTGACACAAGAGATTTCCAGCAGGCTCACGTCCGACCACTACGGGTGGCTAACCACCGTCGCCAAGTCCGGGCAACCGGTCCCGCGGCTGGTCTGGTTCTACTTTGACGGCACCGGGCTGACGGTGTATTCCCAGCCGCGGGCGGCCAAGGTCGCCCACATCAAGGCGCGCCCCCAGGTGAGCCTGAACCTGGATTCCGACGGCAACGGCGGCGGAATCATCGTCATCGCCGGCATCGCGGCGGTGGACGCCACCGACGTCGACTGCCGGAAGGACGAGCCGTACTGGGCGAAGTACGGCGAGGAAGCCGAGAGATTCGGCCTGACCGAGGCGATGGGCTCCTACAGCACCCGGCTGACGATCACCCCGACCAAGGTGTGGACGACGCCCACGGGCTAG
- a CDS encoding wax ester/triacylglycerol synthase family O-acyltransferase: protein MAQVKTLDTAFLKAQDADRQASLAIGAVAIVNGTAPDHELLKGRLAERIRPIPRCTQVLRTQDLEWVDYPEFDLTHHVRRVAIPRPGDDAGLSRVIAHALERPLDPDRPPWECWVIEGLKGNRWAILMKIHHGLADGNSATHLLARLCDEADGDAFASHVGAERVSPPSARQAGWADALGRAAAVTAGVAARAVTGTAGNAATAIGVIWPASRPVRPTTAMRRYSTVRAPLAEVDRVCHKFGVGANDVALAVVTEGFREMLLRRGEQPRSDSLRTLAPPRSATLPYLPVEHHDPIQRLRAVHGGLNQTQPRSRAADFPPFVLCAKALQLLIRLPQSGVVTLAANAPGPRHRLRLMGQTVERLLPIPPTSLQLSTGVAVLSYGDELVFGITADYRAASDIERLAAGIELGMARLEALSRDSVLLFTKNGPRKRASRALTGGAQRGRASAVTAPGRC, encoded by the coding sequence ATGGCGCAGGTGAAGACACTGGATACGGCTTTTCTCAAGGCTCAAGATGCCGATCGGCAGGCGAGCCTGGCGATCGGCGCGGTCGCCATCGTCAACGGCACCGCACCCGATCACGAGCTTCTGAAAGGGCGTTTGGCGGAACGGATTCGGCCGATTCCGCGGTGCACTCAGGTGCTGCGGACACAGGACCTCGAGTGGGTCGACTATCCGGAGTTCGACCTCACCCATCACGTGCGCCGGGTGGCGATTCCGCGCCCGGGCGACGACGCCGGGCTGTCCCGCGTCATCGCCCACGCGCTGGAACGTCCCCTGGACCCGGACCGCCCGCCGTGGGAGTGCTGGGTCATCGAGGGCCTGAAGGGCAACCGGTGGGCGATCCTGATGAAGATCCACCACGGCCTGGCCGACGGCAACTCCGCCACCCACCTGCTCGCCAGGCTCTGCGACGAAGCCGACGGCGACGCATTCGCCAGTCACGTTGGCGCCGAGCGTGTTTCGCCACCATCAGCCCGGCAGGCCGGCTGGGCCGACGCCCTGGGGCGGGCCGCCGCGGTCACTGCCGGGGTCGCGGCACGCGCGGTCACCGGCACGGCCGGAAACGCCGCAACCGCCATCGGGGTGATCTGGCCAGCATCGCGCCCTGTCCGTCCGACCACCGCCATGCGGCGATACAGCACGGTGCGCGCGCCACTGGCCGAGGTCGACCGCGTATGTCATAAGTTCGGCGTCGGCGCCAACGACGTTGCGCTCGCCGTCGTCACCGAAGGCTTCCGGGAGATGCTGCTGCGTCGCGGCGAACAGCCCCGTTCGGACTCACTGCGCACCCTGGCGCCGCCGCGCTCGGCTACCCTGCCGTATCTGCCCGTCGAGCACCACGATCCGATTCAGCGACTGCGGGCGGTGCATGGCGGGCTGAACCAGACGCAGCCCCGGAGCAGGGCCGCCGACTTTCCGCCGTTCGTGTTGTGCGCCAAGGCACTTCAACTGTTGATCCGGCTACCGCAAAGCGGTGTCGTGACTCTGGCCGCCAACGCGCCGGGGCCACGCCATCGGCTGCGGCTGATGGGCCAGACGGTGGAGCGCTTGCTGCCGATCCCGCCGACCAGCCTGCAGCTGAGCACCGGGGTCGCGGTGCTCAGCTATGGCGATGAGCTGGTATTCGGCATCACCGCCGACTACCGCGCCGCGTCCGACATCGAGCGCCTTGCCGCTGGTATCGAACTGGGAATGGCGCGCCTGGAAGCGCTGAGCCGAGACTCCGTGCTGCTGTTCACGAAAAACGGCCCCCGCAAGCGAGCCTCGCGCGCACTTACCGGTGGAGCCCAACGGGGGCGGGCGTCCGCGGTGACCGCACCAGGGCGGTGCTGA
- a CDS encoding MaoC family dehydratase, producing the protein MAIDPSAVGAVTEPMLFEWTDRDTLLYALGVGCGTEDLSFTTENSHGITQQVLPTYAVICCPAFGAAGKVGTFNWAMLLHGSQAIRLHAPLPPAGKLSVVSEVADIQDKGEGKNAILVLRGRGTDPDSGKLVAETLTTLVIRGEGGFGGVPGQRPAAAEFPDREPDARIPLPTREDQTLIYRLSGDRNPLHSDPWFARELAGFPKPILHGLCTYGVSGRALVAELGKGVAANITSIESRFTSPVFPGETLTTLIWRTEPGRAVFRTEASGAEGAGTRVVLDDGAVEYAEG; encoded by the coding sequence ATGGCCATTGACCCGAGTGCCGTCGGCGCGGTGACCGAGCCGATGCTGTTCGAATGGACCGACCGGGACACCCTGCTGTACGCCCTCGGCGTCGGTTGCGGGACCGAGGACCTGTCGTTCACCACCGAGAACAGCCACGGCATCACCCAGCAGGTGCTGCCCACCTACGCGGTGATCTGCTGCCCGGCGTTCGGGGCCGCCGGCAAGGTCGGAACGTTCAACTGGGCCATGCTTTTACACGGATCGCAGGCCATCCGGCTGCATGCACCCCTGCCGCCCGCGGGCAAGCTGTCGGTGGTTTCCGAGGTCGCCGACATCCAGGACAAGGGCGAGGGCAAGAACGCGATCCTGGTGCTGCGCGGCCGCGGCACCGACCCGGACTCGGGGAAGCTGGTCGCCGAGACGCTCACCACGTTGGTCATCCGGGGTGAGGGCGGGTTCGGGGGAGTGCCGGGTCAACGGCCGGCCGCAGCGGAGTTTCCCGACCGCGAGCCCGACGCCCGGATCCCGCTGCCGACGCGCGAGGACCAGACGCTGATCTATCGGCTGTCCGGCGACCGCAACCCGCTGCACAGCGATCCCTGGTTCGCCCGCGAGTTGGCCGGGTTCCCCAAGCCGATCCTGCACGGGCTGTGCACCTACGGGGTGTCGGGCCGGGCGCTGGTCGCCGAGCTGGGCAAGGGCGTGGCCGCCAACATCACCTCGATCGAGTCGCGGTTCACCTCGCCGGTGTTTCCCGGCGAGACGCTGACCACGCTGATCTGGCGCACCGAACCGGGCAGGGCGGTGTTTCGCACCGAGGCTTCTGGCGCCGAAGGAGCCGGCACCCGGGTGGTGCTCGACGACGGCGCGGTGGAGTACGCGGAGGGTTAG
- a CDS encoding type II toxin-antitoxin system Phd/YefM family antitoxin: MTAVGVRELRQRASELLRRVEAGETIEITDRGRPVALLSPMPEAGPYGQMLASGEIQRATVDFDDLPDPIDLEAGVELPSVTLARLREHER, from the coding sequence ATGACTGCGGTGGGCGTGCGCGAGCTGCGGCAGCGGGCCAGCGAACTCCTCCGCCGCGTCGAGGCCGGAGAGACGATCGAGATCACCGACCGCGGTCGGCCCGTCGCCCTTCTTTCGCCGATGCCGGAAGCGGGCCCTTACGGGCAGATGCTTGCAAGCGGCGAAATACAGCGTGCCACAGTCGATTTCGATGACCTCCCCGATCCGATCGACCTCGAAGCGGGCGTCGAATTGCCGTCCGTGACACTTGCCCGTCTGCGTGAGCATGAGCGTTGA
- a CDS encoding error-prone DNA polymerase: protein MGWSNGPPSWAEMERVLDSKPRHAGAPELPEDGPLSRRRAAYHPPDDARPARSSVAYAELHAHSAFSFLDGASTPEELVEEAARLGLRALALTDHDGLYGAVRFAEAAAELDLRTVFGAELSLGGEARTERPDPAGPHLLVLARGPEGYRRLSRQLAAAHLAGGEKGKPRYDVDALTEAAGGHWHVLTGCRKGSVRQALSEGGPDAAERALADLVDRFGADRVSVELTQHGQPLDDERNAALAALAPRFGVGVVATTGAHFAGPSRRRLAMAMGAIRARQSLDSAAGWLAPLGGSHLRSGEEMARLFAQRPDAVTAAAELGERCAFGLDLIAPQLPPFDVPDGHTEDSWLRHLAMAGARDRYGTPESAPGAYTQIEHELKVIAQLTFPGYFLVVHDIARFCRDNNILCQGRGSAANSAVCYALGVTAVDPVDNGLLFERFLSPDRDGPPDIDIDIESDQREKVIQYVYDKYGRDYAAQVANVITYRSRIAVRDMARALGFSQGQQDAWSKQIGHWNGSADSPEIEGIPEPVIDLATQIRNLPRHMGIHSGGMVICDRPIADVCPVEWARMANRSVLQWDKDDCAAIGLVKFDLLGLGMLSALHYMIDLLAEHKGIEVDLAKLDLSEPAVYEMLQRADSVGVFQVESRAQMATLPRLRPREFYDLVVEVALIRPGPIQGGSVHPYIRRRNKLDKVECEHPSMEPALLKTLGVPLFQEQLMQLAVDCAGFTAAEADQLRRAVGSKRSAERMRRLRGRFYDGMRRLHGAPDEVIHRIYEKLEAFANFGFPESHALSFASLVFYSSWFKLHHPAAFCAALLRAQPMGFYSPQSLVADARRHGVTVRGPDVNASLAHATLENAGTEVRLGLGTVRHIGDDLAQRLVEERKANGPFASLLDLTCRLQLSVPQTEALATAGALGCFGMSRREALWAAGAAATQRPDRLPGVGSSSHIPELPGMSGLELAAADVWATGVSPDSYPTQFLRADLDALGVVPAGKLLGVPDGDRVLIAGAVTHRQRPGTAQGVTFLNLEDETGMVNVLCTPGVWARHRKLANTAPALLIRGQVQNASGAITVVAERLGRISLRVGSKSRDFR from the coding sequence GTGGGCTGGTCTAACGGGCCGCCGAGTTGGGCGGAAATGGAGCGGGTGCTCGACAGCAAGCCGCGCCATGCCGGCGCGCCGGAGCTCCCGGAAGACGGCCCCCTGTCGCGCAGGCGGGCCGCGTACCACCCGCCGGACGACGCCCGGCCGGCCCGCTCGTCCGTCGCCTATGCCGAGCTGCACGCGCATTCGGCGTTCAGCTTCCTCGACGGGGCCAGCACGCCGGAGGAGCTGGTCGAGGAGGCCGCCCGGCTGGGCCTGCGCGCCCTGGCGCTGACCGACCACGACGGCCTGTACGGGGCGGTGCGGTTCGCCGAGGCGGCCGCCGAACTCGACCTGCGCACCGTGTTCGGCGCGGAACTGTCGCTGGGCGGCGAGGCCCGCACCGAGCGGCCCGATCCGGCCGGCCCGCACCTGCTGGTGCTGGCCCGCGGCCCCGAGGGGTACCGGCGGCTGTCGCGGCAGCTGGCCGCGGCGCACCTGGCCGGCGGGGAGAAGGGCAAGCCCCGCTACGACGTCGACGCGCTGACCGAGGCCGCGGGCGGGCACTGGCACGTCCTGACCGGGTGCCGCAAAGGCAGTGTGCGCCAAGCGCTTTCCGAGGGTGGTCCGGACGCGGCGGAGCGGGCGCTGGCCGACCTGGTGGACCGGTTCGGCGCCGATCGGGTCAGCGTCGAGCTGACCCAGCACGGGCAGCCGCTCGACGACGAGCGCAACGCGGCGCTGGCCGCCCTCGCACCGCGCTTCGGCGTCGGCGTCGTCGCCACCACCGGGGCGCATTTCGCGGGGCCGTCGCGGCGCCGGCTGGCGATGGCGATGGGCGCCATCCGGGCCCGGCAGTCCCTGGACTCCGCCGCCGGGTGGCTGGCCCCGCTAGGCGGCTCGCACCTGCGGTCCGGTGAGGAGATGGCCCGGCTGTTCGCGCAGCGGCCCGACGCGGTGACCGCCGCCGCCGAACTCGGCGAGCGGTGTGCGTTCGGGCTCGACCTCATCGCGCCGCAGCTGCCGCCGTTCGACGTGCCCGACGGGCACACCGAGGACAGCTGGCTGCGGCACTTGGCCATGGCGGGTGCGCGCGACCGCTACGGAACGCCCGAGAGCGCCCCCGGAGCGTACACCCAGATCGAGCATGAGCTGAAAGTCATTGCGCAGCTGACGTTTCCAGGATACTTCCTGGTGGTGCACGACATCGCCCGGTTCTGCCGAGACAACAACATCCTGTGCCAGGGCAGGGGATCGGCGGCCAATTCCGCCGTCTGCTACGCCCTCGGCGTCACCGCGGTGGATCCGGTGGACAACGGGCTATTGTTCGAGCGCTTCCTGTCGCCCGACCGCGACGGGCCGCCCGACATCGACATCGACATCGAGTCGGACCAACGGGAAAAGGTCATCCAGTACGTCTACGACAAATACGGTCGCGACTACGCCGCCCAGGTCGCCAACGTCATCACCTACCGGTCGCGGATCGCGGTGCGCGACATGGCCCGTGCCCTGGGCTTCTCGCAGGGGCAGCAGGACGCGTGGAGCAAGCAGATCGGCCACTGGAACGGGTCGGCCGATTCACCGGAAATCGAGGGCATTCCCGAGCCGGTGATCGATTTGGCGACCCAGATCCGGAATCTACCGCGGCACATGGGCATTCACTCCGGTGGCATGGTGATCTGCGACCGCCCGATCGCCGACGTGTGCCCGGTGGAGTGGGCGCGCATGGCCAACCGCAGCGTCCTGCAGTGGGACAAAGACGATTGCGCGGCAATCGGTTTGGTGAAGTTCGACCTGCTCGGGCTGGGCATGCTCTCGGCGCTGCACTACATGATCGACCTGCTGGCCGAACACAAGGGCATCGAGGTGGACCTGGCCAAGCTGGACCTCTCCGAGCCTGCGGTGTACGAGATGTTACAGCGCGCCGATTCCGTCGGCGTGTTCCAGGTGGAGTCGCGCGCGCAGATGGCCACCCTGCCCAGGCTCAGGCCGCGGGAGTTCTACGACCTGGTGGTCGAGGTCGCGCTGATCCGGCCCGGCCCCATCCAGGGCGGGTCGGTGCACCCCTACATCCGGCGGCGCAACAAACTCGACAAGGTCGAGTGCGAACACCCGTCCATGGAACCGGCGCTGCTAAAGACGTTGGGAGTCCCGCTCTTTCAGGAACAGTTGATGCAGCTCGCGGTCGACTGCGCCGGCTTCACCGCGGCCGAGGCCGACCAGCTGCGCCGCGCCGTGGGCTCCAAGCGCTCGGCCGAACGCATGCGCCGGCTGCGCGGCCGGTTCTACGATGGCATGCGCAGGCTGCACGGCGCCCCCGACGAGGTGATCCACCGGATCTACGAAAAGCTGGAGGCCTTCGCCAATTTCGGCTTCCCCGAAAGCCATGCGCTGAGTTTCGCGTCGCTGGTGTTCTACTCGTCGTGGTTCAAGCTGCATCACCCGGCGGCGTTCTGCGCCGCTTTATTGCGCGCCCAGCCGATGGGCTTCTATTCGCCGCAGTCGCTGGTGGCCGACGCGCGCCGGCACGGGGTCACGGTGCGCGGGCCGGACGTCAACGCCAGCCTGGCGCACGCCACCCTCGAGAACGCCGGGACGGAGGTCCGCCTCGGCCTGGGCACCGTCCGCCACATCGGTGACGACCTCGCGCAGCGGCTGGTCGAGGAGCGAAAGGCCAACGGCCCGTTCGCCTCCCTGCTGGACCTGACGTGCCGGCTGCAGCTTTCCGTGCCGCAGACCGAGGCGTTGGCGACGGCCGGGGCACTGGGCTGCTTCGGCATGTCGCGGCGGGAGGCGCTGTGGGCGGCCGGGGCGGCCGCGACCCAACGCCCGGACCGGCTGCCCGGGGTGGGGTCGTCGTCGCACATCCCGGAGCTGCCGGGGATGAGCGGGCTGGAGCTGGCCGCCGCCGACGTGTGGGCCACCGGCGTCTCCCCGGACAGCTATCCGACGCAGTTCCTGCGGGCCGACCTGGACGCGCTGGGCGTGGTGCCCGCCGGGAAGCTGCTCGGCGTGCCCGACGGCGACCGCGTGCTGATCGCCGGAGCGGTCACCCACCGGCAGCGGCCCGGGACGGCCCAGGGGGTGACGTTTCTCAACCTCGAGGACGAGACCGGGATGGTCAACGTGCTCTGCACGCCGGGGGTGTGGGCGCGGCATCGCAAGCTGGCGAACACGGCGCCGGCGCTGCTGATCCGCGGGCAGGTCCAAAACGCCAGCGGCGCAATCACCGTCGTCGCCGAGCGGCTGGGCCGCATTTCCCTGAGGGTCGGCTCGAAGTCCCGCGACTTCCGTTGA
- a CDS encoding type II toxin-antitoxin system VapC family toxin, whose amino-acid sequence MAAIYLDSSAIVKLAVREPESDALRRYLRTHRPRVSSALARTEVMRALLRQGESARKAGRRALAGLDLLRLDNRVLDLAGGLLPFDLRSLDAIHLATAQRLGADLGRLCTYDDRMRDAAEALGMTVIALS is encoded by the coding sequence ATGGCGGCCATTTATCTCGACTCGTCCGCCATCGTCAAACTCGCGGTTCGTGAGCCGGAGTCGGACGCGCTGCGTCGGTACCTTCGCACCCACCGGCCCCGGGTGTCGAGCGCCCTGGCCCGGACGGAGGTCATGCGGGCTTTGCTGCGTCAGGGTGAATCAGCCCGGAAGGCCGGACGCCGGGCGCTGGCCGGCCTCGACCTGCTTCGCCTCGACAACCGGGTGCTCGATCTTGCCGGCGGGCTGCTGCCGTTCGACCTGCGCAGCCTCGATGCGATTCACCTGGCGACAGCGCAGCGGCTCGGCGCCGATCTTGGCCGGCTGTGTACCTACGACGACCGCATGCGCGACGCCGCCGAGGCGTTGGGCATGACGGTGATCGCCCTGTCCTGA